atcgcaccattgcgctccagcctgggcaacaagagtgagactccatctcaaaataaaataaaataaaataaaataaaataaaataaaataaaataaaataatagagtaGATCCCACTAAAGCCATGGGAGGTTCACATGTATCTTCACATCGCTTAAGTCTTTGGGCACTTGCTTGAGCCTAAAAGGAAGTTAAGCCCAGACTTCCCACAAAGAATCAGGCAATGAGGAAGCAGCATCCACAAGCTCTTTCTGTACATCTCCACTGAGCCATTGGGTACAGGTGCTGCAGAACTTTGCTTCTGTCATGACGGTGTGACCAGGTAGAATTAGCCTCAGCATGGAAGGGTGAAACTTTCAGTGCCCCCTCAGAGCCCTGGGTGCAACCATCAAGTACAGAAAGCTTGTGTCCAATGCCTTCCTGTATGCCTCCGTGAATTCCTCTCACATCTTTGGCTATCTCTTCACTCCTGTCGACCACTACATTCAAACCTCTTCCCAGGCCTGGTCTTTTCCTACTCTCTAAATCAAGCCTCTAAACCTAGGCCATTCAATATgatagccactagctacatgtagCTATGTAAATTTCAAtcaattaaagttaaataaaatctcaaattagTTCCTCaattgcactagccacatttcaagtcctcagtagccacatgtggctagtgcagattcatagaacatttcatcataaAAATATGCTCTACTGGAAAGCACTGTTCTaaggtctttttcttttattttttaattacttactttttattgacatataatagtTGCACGTATGTTGGGGATACATGTGATCGTTTAAGTGAGACTAATCTCAGCTGATGTAATGGAAAAGAGGCAGTGTGCATAATCTGGTTGGTGTAGTTTATACTGGGTTGTGAATGATGATAGCCTTAATCATCAGTACATCAGAAAGCATTTTGATTTTGATAACCAAAATTTTGATAacctttaagagaaaaaaagactccTGGACCCCTCCTTCAGACCACCATCCCTTCAACATACTCAATGCCAAGCAAATAGGGTCCTCCACGGGGCAATCTGTTTCTGAAAGTTTTCCCATttgagtttgttgttttcttgaaaaGATCCCTTCAGTGCATTACTTTACAACTATTGGCTGCTTTTTGCTTCTGTCTGTGGACTACTGAGATCTTTGCTTCCCATCACAGCTAATAAGTAATTCTCCATCACAGCTAAATAAGGCAGGGGTAGAGGGGCAGACAAGCACAAGACTTGGCTTTGCTGCCATGGAATTCTCTTGTTTTTCAATGAACCTAGTTTAGCTTTTTATAAATAagctggtgatgatgatgatgacgatgaattcataaacattcttttattcataaacattattttattctttaaagcacacattttctttctgagCCACAGAGAAATCTCCCCACCTCCATATTTACAAATGGGACAATGAAACTGATCAGCATATATGCTCAATTGCTAATACAAAGAATAAATCCAGTAAATAATGTTGTGTCTGTTCTCAGGAACAAAAGGTCCCAGGTCATTCTTGGGGCTCACTCAATAACCAGGGAAGAGCCACAAAAACAGATAATGCTTGTTAAGAAAGAGTTTCCCTATCCATGCTATGACCCAGCCACACACGAAGGTGATCTTAAACTTTTACAGGTACGTATCTTTGATTGTCTTCTCAAAAGTCATAGAACCTTCTACAATCTGGCCACCGATGTGAGAATCTTTCCTTGGTGCCCCTGTTGTAAAAACTCACATAAAGAGGATCCTGAAAATTTGgactataatttaaaatgtatatatcttATCCCATTAacactttatgtttttcttccaaCAGCTGAcggaaaaagcaaaaattaacaaatatgtgACTATCCTTCATCTACCTAAAAAGGGGGATGATGTGAAACCAGGAACCATGTGCCAAGTTGCAGGGTGGGGGAGGAGTCACAATAGTGCGTCTTGGTCCGATACTCTGAGAGAAGTCAATATCACCATCATAGACAGAAAAGTCTGCAATGATCAAAATCACTATAATTTTAACCCTGTAATTGGAATGAATATGGTTTGTGACGGAAGCCTCCAAGGTGGAAAAGACTCGTGCAATGTAAGTAAAATAAGATCCCACATTTCAGCTATTGAATTAAGTCATGCAGACAGAGAAAATGTAATGTCATGCTTTGTTTTGTCATGGCACTGGCTCCTACAGGATCCTAGAGCTTTTTGAAATAAGTTTAATAAAACCCCagtcaaataaatgaatgttctCAGCTCAAGTGAGTCATTAATCAAAAATAAGAAGTTCACTGCTAGTGCATGGGGTGACCTACtacatatttttgattttttacaaaaattactaAGAAGCAATGTTTGTTCTCACTTTTCATATTAACATATGTAGATCTAAACTTGAAGATATACAACACTTATGAGAGCTGAAGTCAGGGTTCCTCAAGGCCATTCAGTACTCTTTCCCCATTTCAGTAcattccctctccttccccactaTGTTCCTCTGCCATTTAACGTCGGCATGTCTGAAATGTCTGTCAAGCCTGGCTGAATATTTCCAGCCAGACCCCATAGCTTCCTAGAGCTTAGTTTAATCCGCAGCAAACTTCAAAGCATGACTCATACCAGAAAATGTATAAGCTTCCATCCTAGAACCCCCTGAGAAGGGGTGGGATAGGGCCATACTTAAAGATGAGAATAGAAGaaacattttacagatttttaaactgAGTACTACCTTGCATTTCTCATTTGTCCCAAAGACCCTACAGAGTCTTACCTGAAGAAAGGTGTGCAGTATGCATGGTTTGGGAGTTACCAGAGATTGAGAAATCCAAAGGTCTCTGTCCTTCCCTAGATCTATGTCTTGCCTTCAGAACCAAAGCCAGCCAAAtcccaggaaaagaaaacatttgtctTTAGTACCTGtccactttctcttctctgccctAGTTCCCCCATTCCCTCCCTTGTCCACCACCCTGGGCTCCCAGGAACCCAGAACCTTCATGCTTTTGGAACCCACATGCAGCATCCTAAGGCCACGGCAGCATCCCAAGACACTAGTCCCCATCCCaccagccacctgccaccactgAAGCTTGGCAATTCTTGCCTGTTCTCTCAATACCCTGGAATTGGCTATTGATGAATTAAACCTAAAGGACTAATTCTGCAACTGCCAGTTACTATAACAGGCAGGGGAAATAAACCTGTCCAGGAGGATCCCGGGTTCCAACATGGTTCTTTATTTCATATCTTTATAAGGCCAACTTTTGCCTGAAAGGGActgatttggttttgtttcttttggaagGCAATTATCTGCTAGAAGAACCAGAAAACAtagtttttattctttgcttCAGTGTACCATCTGCATTTGACTATTTTGCCCCCTGAGTTATTAAGCATTTTGAGAAAATGACAAACGGGAGACTTTCCTTTCCAAAAGCAGAGCAACAGTCTCAAAATTAGCTGATAACATGTACAAGTTTCACTTCGATTTTCACTGGCTCATAAATAAACCAGGTGAaccaattcaaaaatattaaaatatttccaaacattttaatttttaagcactATCTTCAATTAAGTCAAGGTTGGTCTTAACTCCATATTAAATGCTgcagaatttcttccttttcactagTGGTAATGCTGAACACtgaccccacaccccacccctctTGTTTTCCTCCAGGGAGATTCTGGAAGCCCTTTGTTTTGCAAGGGTGTTTTCCGAGGGGTCACTTCCTTTGGCCTTGAAAATAAATGCGGAGACCCTCATTGGCCTGGTGTCTA
This genomic stretch from Nomascus leucogenys isolate Asia chromosome 18, Asia_NLE_v1, whole genome shotgun sequence harbors:
- the GZMA gene encoding granzyme A, whose product is MRNSYRFLASSLSVVVFLLLIPEDVCEKIIGGNEVTPHSRPYMVLLRLDKKTICAGALIAKDWVLTAAHCNLNKRSQVILGAHSITREEPQKQIMLVKKEFPYPCYDPATHEGDLKLLQLTEKAKINKYVTILHLPKKGDDVKPGTMCQVAGWGRSHNSASWSDTLREVNITIIDRKVCNDQNHYNFNPVIGMNMVCDGSLQGGKDSCNGDSGSPLFCKGVFRGVTSFGLENKCGDPHWPGVYILLSKKHLNWIIMTIKGAV